In the genome of Aspergillus flavus chromosome 8, complete sequence, one region contains:
- a CDS encoding putative oxidoreductase — protein MSKPTIGFVGLGAMGFGMATHLVHEGYTVHGFDVFPASVQRFQAAGGRPASSLRESAEGKSFYVCMVASAPQVQSVLFGDEGILQYLPQNATLLLCSTVPASYAQSVAAELQSRGRGDILFIDSPVSGGAKRAADGTLSIMAGGTDKALESGRDLLQTMSAPSKLYLVPGGIGAGSNMKMVHQVLAAIHILGASEAMGLAAQLGLDARQTADKIIGSDAWTWMHENRFPRMVEEDWNPGASALTIILKDAGIITSSARQHRFPTPLCTTAEQIYLSALLQGYGPKDDSAMVRQYFTTPIASVTASAEDQSAALQLVLDLMQGVNLVAAAEAVAFARYLKVDLAQFYDLVSAAAGASKVFITKGLEMIKGQIGEEAPAGSQTVDEAIAKLEAVVQQARDLHCPLHLGNAALNVLFTARRHGLGAEGATSVIKVFGKD, from the exons ATGTCCAAACCTACCATTGGCTTCGTCGGCCTAGGGGCCATGGGCTTCGGCATGGCCACTCACCTCGTCCACGAGGGTTACACTGTCCACGGCTTTGACGTATTCCCTGCTTCTGTACAACGATTCCAGGCAGCCGGGGGTCGTCCCGCATCATCATTGCGGGAGTCTGCAGAGGGGAAGTCCTTTTACGTGTGCATGGTTGCATCTGCGCCTCAGGTGCAATCAGTTCTGTTCGGCGATGAAGGCATCCTACAAT ACCTCCCCCAAAATGCTACTCTCCTGCTTTGCTCTACCGTCCCCGCTTCCTACGCCCAGTCCGTCGCAGCAGAACTACAATCCCGTGGCCGCGGCGATATCCTTTTCATCGATAGCCCTGTCTCGGGCGGAGCCAAGCGCGCCGCCGATGGAACACTCTCCATCATGGCAGGCGGTACAGACAAAGCACTTGAAAGCGGTCGCGACCTGCTACAGACCATGTCCGCCCCAAGCAAACTATACCTTGTTCCCGGAGGTATTGGAGCAGGTAGTAACATGAAGATGGTACATCAGGTTCTGGCAGCTATCCACATCCTCGGGGCCAGCGAGGCCATGGGTTTGGCGGCACAATTGGGTCTGGATGCGCGCCAGACGGCGGATAAGATCATTGGATCTGATGCGTGGACGTGGATGCATGAGAATCGGTTCCCGCGcatggtggaggaggactgGAACCCGGGTGCTAGTGCGCTGACTATAATTTTGAAGGATGCG GGTATTATCACTTCCTCTGCCCGTCAGCACCGGTTCCCGACACCCCTCTGCACCACGGCTGAACAAATCTATCTCTCTGCTTTACTACAGGGCTATGGACCGAAGGATGACTCGGCCATGGTGCGCCAATACTTTACCACTCCTATCGCTTCTGTGACAGCATCTGCGGAAGACCAGAGCGCTGCGCTACAGCTGGTCCTCGACCTGATGCAGGGTGTCAACCTTGTCGCTGCTGCAGAAGCTGTGGCCTTTGCGCGATACCTCAAGGTCGATCTCGCGCAGTTCTACGATCTTGTCAGCGCCGCGGCAGGCGCCAGTAAGGTGTTCATCACAAAGGGTTTGGAAATGATCAAGGGGCAGATCGGCGAGGAGGCACCAGCCGGATCACAAACAGTGGACGAAGCGATCGCAAAATTAGAAGCAGTAGTACAACAAGCTAGGGATCTTCACTGTCCATTGCATTTGGGTAATGCGGCGCTGAATGTGCTCTTTACTGCTCGGAGACATGGGCTTGGAGCCGAGGGTGCGACCAGTGTGATCAAAGTGTTCGGAAAGGATTAA
- a CDS encoding putative two-component sensor protein histidine protein kinase: MLSAKDSSPLLHRRGKHERRNELIREREVHQYGHSHHSFEPQYLSNIVNCYRYLPPHNPSSEKASSSDILTNLAQLTALQLGADCAVISLCDRKTQYVLAETPSVARSKRERHRDHTAPCDHAMVAFIEENSDWFLVADLAQDSRFDAYWSTLPRNCSYLAVPVRTSAGVVIGIIESYGSAQRDELDDEQSRLLQDRAGTVLDHLATLRTMREEHRGERMIKALGAFMEGKSDIDKWVVSSLPGRQPPILESSRSLDPATSIHFANSQKTLDIPPSHIPQTELGIPLRGRRNSYRSRSPPRRARGGSLTSEETYSVLHRASVLIRQALDVDGVAFLDISTFNQERHGLSSKASSNSRSRSPGMAEHESSTGHVLGCSTVQGDSRDITVPASLLGNMVHRYGRGGIFHLDEDKLSPLSDGYSSDIDGSCSSLEDMASSYYGIDRRQISQAFSDATSIAFFPLWDFQQNRWFAGCFVWTQDPGRLFAESTDLTYLAAFNNSVMAEVSRLDLRAADREKADFISSVSHEWRSPLHGILTMLDILQETKVTNVQRSLIDITMNCGKTLLDTVNHVLDYAKINSLLGPTTHDRTLENAETPQGSQLNAPALIEHVNMATLVEEVAEALLASQDYMGRNAEALFSATKQTADRPFRESNIPNSVPRAIFAIVDIECREGWECRVSAGAWRRIVLNLLGNALKFTPSGFVQVKLRHEMVKVGHDTLPAILLQISDSGRGISPGFTFSNLYTPFQQEDSLSPGIGVGLNVVYRIVDSMCGLIDLKSEPNRGTVVSVLLPITPASRPSSPSIPYGNLREKLQGKTISLFPNSSEYGDLKIEPDIFNTMLLSMETMITQWFGVRVLTPNERDHEHPDIFIITEHEYRYGEAKESAATYSRRSKARKNPKTSFPKIVLCTHAHSWFNQPRDPSEPVVFLQQPIAPKTLASALMSCIEHRSQLRDAGDNRVHESTTATLDEMCQRQLQITTSKSPEDKKQDDKESDGRNSVVHGPEPTKKQNSVSSNPEDPIAPCKVLLVEDNDLNLKSLPSEALASRIMDSLHVKLNFLGQLPALRLYTQICLCFPFDASSDHEIVRTLENGLERLSTNFPWVAGQIVSEGSSHNNPGTFMIKALGKTPPLVVKDFRHDPDVPTMDDLRRADFPFRMLDENIIAPRKTLPSPDEDIISPAFLVQANFIHGGLVLTLVGHHSTMDMTGQGQVIHLLSKACRGDTYTGLELESGNLVEGHLVPLLDGSYGPGPELDRQIIRPGAQQSSVLLPKSTWSYFSFNKSSLAKLKLLAEQSKASEFISTDDALSAFVWQSVLRARLKRLSPAHNTTFGRAVDVRKYFGIPPTYTGLMQNMVYHTDTVQDLLDKPLGIIASQLRMAIDPQTSSLRSRTRTLATYIESLVDKSSISFGASFNPSTDIMISSWASVNCYELDFGFGLGKPEAVRRPQFTPVEGLIYFMPKRSDGEIAVAVSLQEEDMARLAADEEFTKFGKYIP, from the exons ATGCTGTCCGCAAAAgactcttctcctcttctccatcggCGGGGGAAACATGAGCGGCGAAACGAGCTTATTCGTGAGAGAGAGGTGCACCAGTATGGCCATTCTCACCATTCGTTCGAGCCCCAGTACTTATCTAACATCGTTAATTGTTATAGGTACCTCCCACCCCATAATCCCTCGTCCGAAAAGGCTTCATCATCAGATATCCTGACCAATCTTGCTCAGCTGACTGCACTTCAACTGGGCGCCGATTGTGCCGTTATCTCTCTATGTGATCGCAAGACCCAGTATGTCCTGGCTGAGACACCCTCGGTCGCTCGCAGCAAGCGCGAACGGCATCGTGACCACACCGCGCCGTGTGATCACGCTATGGTTGCGTTTATCGAAGAGAATAGTGATTGGTTCTTGGTCGCGGATCTTGCGCAGGATTCACGATTTGATGCATATTGGTCAACACTCCCCCGGAATTGCTCTTATCTTGCAGTCCCGGTTCGAACTTCAGCTGGCGTCGTCATTGGAATTATCGAGTCATATGGGAGCGCCCAACGCGATGAGTTAGATGATGAACAGTCACGGCTTCTCCAAGATCGGGCAGGTACTGTGCTGGACCATCTGGCGACATTGCGAACGATGCGCGAAGAGCATCGTGGCGAGAGAATGATTAAGGCGTTAGGTGCCTTCATGGAAGGGAAATCGGATATTGACAAATGGGTCGTCTCCAGCCTCCCTGGACGGCAACCTCCTATCTTGGAATCATCTAGATCTCTTGACCCTGCGACTTCCATCCACTTTGCCAACAGTCAGAAGACACTAGATATACCCCCGTCCCATATCCCTCAAACCGAACTAGGCATACCATTACGCGGTCGTCGAAATTCCTATCGCTCCCGATCGCCCCCACGCAGAGCACGGGGAGGGTCTCTAACTTCCGAAGAGACGTATTCGGTTCTCCACAGGGCATCGGTTTTAATCAGGCAAGCGCTGGACGTGGATGGCGTTGCATTTCTGGATATCAGTACGTTTAATCAGGAGCGCCATGGTCTTTCATCTAAAGCGTCGAGCAATTCACGGTCCCGATCCCCGGGTATGGCCGAGCACGAAAGCTCGACGGGCCATGTATTGGGCTGTTCCACAGTTCAGGGTGACAGTCGGGATATAACTGTTCCAGCGTCACTTTTGGGAAACATGGTCCACCGGTATGGCAGGGGTGGTATTTTCCATCTTGATGAAGACAAGCTTTCGCCTTTGAGCGACGGGTATTCGTCCGATATCGATGGATCTTGCTCTTCGCTAGAAGATATGGCGTCGAGTTACTATGGCATTGACAGGCGTCAGATCTCTCAGGCGTTCTCCGATGCGACCAGCATTGcatttttccctctttgGGATTTTCAACAAAACCGCTGGTTTGCGGGTTGTTTCGTCTGGACCCAAGACCCCGGGCGTCTCTTTGCTGAGTCCACAGATCTAACGTATCTTGCGGCGTTCAATAACAGCGTCATGGCAGAAGTTTCCCGTCTAGACCTGCGAGCCGCGGATCGCGAGAAGGCTGACTTCATCTCGTCGGTATCACATGAGTGGCGGTCTCCCCTACATGGCATACTCACTATGCTTGACATTCTCCAGGAAACTAAGGTGACGAATGTCCAACGGTCTTTGATTGACATAACCATGAACTGCGGGAAAACCCTCCTTGACACGGTCAATCATGTCCTAGATTATGCCAAAATCAATAGCCTTCTTGGACCAACGACGCACGATCGAACGCTAGAGAATGCCGAAACGCCTCAAGGTTCCCAGCTTAATGCTCCTGCTTTAATCGAACATGTGAATATGGCTACCTTGGTTGAAGAGGTGGCCGAAGCACTACTCGCTAGTCAGGACTACATGGGCCGCAATGCGGAGGCCCTTTTCTCTGCCACAAAACAAACGGCCGATCGGCCTTTTCGCGAGTCAAATATCCCCAATTCTGTTCCTAGGGCAATCTTTGCGATCGTGGATATCGAATGTCGAGAAGGCTGGGAATGCCGTGTCTCCGCTGGTGCCTGGAGGCGAATTGTACTGAATCTCCTTGGTAACGCCCTGAAGTTCACGCCGTCTGGATTTGTTCAGGTAAAGCTGAGACATGAGATGGTGAAGGTCGGACACGATACCCTGCCGGCTATTCTCCTCCAAATAAGCGATTCGGGACGGGGAATTTCACCCGGCTTTACATTTTCAAACCTCTACACGCCATTCCAGCAGGAAGATTCTCTCTCGCCAGGCATTGGTGTTGGACTCAATGTAGTCTATCGCATCGTAGATTCCATGTGTGGACTGATAGACCTAAAGAGCGAACCTAACCGGGGAACGGTGGTGAGCGTCCTCCTGCCTATAACCCCAGCCTCGCGACCGTCCTCACCTTCCATTCCTTATGGGAACCTACGCGAGAAATTGCAAGGGAAAACGATATCTCTATTTCCCAACAGCTCCGAATATGGAGACCTGAAGATAGAACCGGACATCTTCAATACAATGTTGCTGAGCATGGAGACGATGATCACTCAGTGGTTTGGAGTGCGTGTTCTTACGCCCAATGAACGGGATCATGAACATCCGGACATTTTCATCATTACTGAGCATGAATACCGCTATGGTGAGGCAAAAGAAAGCGCGGCCACTTATTCTAGGAGGTCGAAGGCCCGGAAAAATCCAAAAACATCGTTTCCCAAGATTGTCCTCTGCACGCATGCCCATAGTTGGTTCAATCAACCCCGAGATCCCTCGGAGCCAGTGGTCTTTCTTCAGCAGCCGATTGCCCCTAAGACTTTAGCTTCTGCATTGATGAGCTGTATTGAACACCGGTCTCAGTTGCGGGATGCGGGTGACAACAGAGTGCACGAATCAACCACAGCCACCCTTGACGAAATGTGCCAACGCCAATTGCAAATCACCACATCTAAATCGCCAGAAGACAAAAAACAAGACGACAAAGAGTCAGATGGAAGAAATTCGGTTGTTCATGGACCAGAACCtacaaaaaagcaaaactcGGTATCGTCTAATCCAGAGGATCCAATTGCACCATGTAAGGTTCTCCTTGTCGAGGACAACGATCTGAACCTCAAG TCACTCCCTTCAGAGGCACTAGCCTCTCGCATCATGGATTCATTACATGTAAAGCTGAACTTCCTGGGTCAGCTGCCTGCCCTCAGGCTCTACACGCAAATCTGCCTCTGCTTTCCGTTCGATGCCTCATCTGATCACGAGATAGTCAGGACCCTAGAGAATGGCCTCGAAAGACTGTCCACCAATTTCCCGTGGGTAGCAGGCCAGATAGTCAGTGAAGGCAGCAGCCACAACAATCCTGGCACATTCATGATCAAAGCACTGGGGAAGACTCCACCACTGGTTGTGAAAGACTTCCGTCATGATCCCGACGTTCCGACCATGGACGATTTGAGACGCGCCGACTTTCCCTTTCGGATGTTAGACGAGAACATCATTGCTCCTCGGAAAACCTTGCCAAGCCCTGACGAAGATATTATCTCACCGGCCTTTCTTGTCCAGGCTAATTTTATTCACGGCGGCCTGGTCCTCACTCTTGTTGGCCATCATAGCACAATGGACATGACTGGTCAGGGACAGGTTATCCACCTTCTCTCGAAGGCATGTCGTGGGGATACATATACAGGATTGGAGCTAGAGTCAGGGAACTTAGTGGAGGGTCATCTCGTTCCCCTCCTAGATGGCTCGTATGGACCCGGGCCGGAGCTTGACCGTCAAATAATCAGGCCGGGAGCCCAGCAGTCATCTGTGCTTCTCCCAAAGTCCACTTGGTCATACTTTTCGTTCAACAAATCTTCGCTCGCTAAACTAAAATTGCTTGCTGAACAGTCGAAAGCATCAGAATTCATCTCGACTGATGATGCACTGAGCGCCTTCGTTTGGCAGTCGGTGCTTCGTGCTCGCCTGAAGCGGCTATCACCAGCTCACAACACAACATTTGGCCGTGCTGTTGACGTACGGAAATACTTTGGCATCCCTCCGACATACACCGGTCTCATGCAAAACATGGTATACCACACCGATACAGTACAAGATCTACTCGATAAACCTTTAGGTATCATTGCCTCACAACTCAGAATGGCAATAGACCCGCAGACGTCTTCTTTAAGGTCTCGCACCCGCACGCTAGCGACATACATTGAGTCTCTCGTAGACAAATCGTCCATCTCCTTCGGAGCGAGTTTCAATCCCTCGACGGATATTATGATTAGCTCGTGGGCAAGTGTCAACTGCTATGAATTAGACTTCGGATTCGGCCTTGGAAAGCCGGAGGCTGTGCGACGACCGCAATTCACTCCGGTTGAAGGGTTGATTTATTTCATGCCCAAGAGGTCCGATGGCGAgattgctgttgctgtcTCGTTACAGGAGGAGGATATGGCGCGGTTGGCGGCGGATGAAGAGTTTACGAAGTTTGGCAAATATATCCCTTAG
- a CDS encoding putative aminobutyrate aminotransferase, with amino-acid sequence MFFDHLGSSINIVMRSTVTRSLSNATRARKGCISLRRFSLTTGKHKLVEAEKQRDGEQNHTSTNLESRDKSAILHSKLDTKPPTIVSSNGNYLIAEGGREILDASGGAAVACIGHNNSRVNNAIMRQLQSFSYIYAPFFTSKASEKLATLLSESTQNQLSKAFIVSSGTEAIEAALKMARQYFLELPNPEPSRTRFIARRQSYHGNTLGSLSLGGHVGRRAPYAPILTTNVSHVSPCYSYRGKRAEESDEDYVARLAQELEDEFQAVGPSNVCAFVAETVSGTTLGCVPPVAGYLQAMKEVCDRHGALFILDEVMSGMGRCGTLHAWEQEGVVPDLQTVAKGLGGGYAPIGALLVNKRVVQALDKGTGAFVHSQTYQGHPVACAAAHEVQKIIKEENLLQNVRSLGEYLGNRLKEQLGDHKHVGDIRGRGFFWGIEFVKNKETKEPFLAEQKIAPVIHKTGLSEYSISFIPGTGVADGKNGDIIQIAPPYNATKADIDLIVERTALVVKRVLG; translated from the exons ATGTTCTTCGACCATCTTGGAAGCAGTATTAACATAGTCATGCGTTCCACAGTGACCCGGTCGCTGTCCAATGCCACACGAGCTCGGAAAGGGTGCATTTCCCTTCGCCGATTCTCCCTGACCACCGGAAAGCATAAGCTGGTGGAAGCAGAGAAGCAGCGCGATGGCGAACAAAACCACACATCTACTAACCTGGAGAGTAGAGATAAAAGTGCTATCCTTCACTCAAAACTGGACACGAAACCTCCGACAATAGTAAGCAGCAATGGGAACTACCTCATTGCCGAGGGTGGACGGGAGATTCTCGACGCCAGCGGTGGTGCTGCAGTGGCTTGTATCGGTCACAACAACTCCCGCGTCAATAATGCCATAATGCGTCAGTTGCAAAGCTTCAGCTATATCTACGCTCCATTCTTCACGAGTAAGGCGTCGGAAAAGTTGGCCACGTTGCTATCCGAATCGACACAAAATCAACTATCTAAAGCTTTTATTGTCAGCTCTG GTACCGAAGCGATTGAGGCGGCATTAAAAATGGCACGTCAATACTTTCTCGAACTACCAAACCCGGAACCGTCCAGAACCCGATTTATCGCCCGTCGGCAGAGCTATCATGGGAACACTCTTGGATCCCTTTCATTGGGAGGACATGTTGGGCGTCGGGCACCTTATGCACCAATACTGACTACCAATGTTTCCCACGTGTCCCCATGTTACTCATacagaggaaagagagcagAAGAATCTGACGAAGACTATGTTGCGCGACTGGCACAAGAACTGGAAGATGAATTCCAAGCCGTTGGCCCAAGTAACGTGTGCGCGTTTGTCGCTGAAACTGTTTCAGGAACA ACATTGGGTTGTGTCCCTCCCGTCGCGGGATATCTTCAGGCGATGAAGGAGGTTTGTGATCGCCACGGAGCGTTGTTTATCCTTGACGAAGTGATGAGCGGTATGGGCCGCTGTGGCACGCTCCACGCATGGGAGCAAGAAGGCGTTGTGCCCGATCTCCAGACGGTTGCCAAGGGGTTGGGAGGTGGCTACGCTCCGATTGGAGCTCTACTGGTCAACAAGAGGGTTGTTCAAGCTCTGGACAAAGGAACTGGCGCATTCGTACACAGTCAAACATACCAGGGCCATCCAGTTGCATGCGCAGCGGCCCATGAAGTTCAGAAAATCATTAAGGAAGAGAATCTGCTTCAGAACGTCCGGAGTTTGGGCGAGTATCTGGGTAACCGTCTGAAAGAACAGCTTGGCGACCACAAACATGTAGGCGACATCCGTGGTCGTGGCTTTTTCTGGGGT ATCGAATTTGTGAAGAATAAAGAGACCAAGGAGCCATTCTTGGCTGAGCAGAAAATCGCACCTGTGATCCACAAGACTGGATTATCGGAGTACTCAATTTCCTTCATCCCTGGTACAGGGGTTGCAGATGGAAAGAATGGCGATATTATCCAGATTGCGCCGCCATACAATGCTACCAAAGCAGATATCGATTTGATCGTTGAACGGACAGCGTTGGTAGTGAAACGGGTGCTTGGATGA
- a CDS encoding transmembrane amino acid transporter protein-domain-containing protein has translation MRNQDEITDAVTGHEADRNSTRKEKIEWPDSPASEVSFSHGKITKTVDDVEQRIIEAGEIKYHRVGWVQLTVLLIVEAIALGALSIPSAFATLGMVAGVICTVGIGMLAIYTSYIIGELKLAHPSIRHYGDVGTLMAGRFGYEAFTVMLILSCVFVTGSHCLTGTIAFRHITGSDICSLLFGGVSAIILLLLSIPSSFADVAWLGYVDFASIIAAIGITIIATGIKSSNTPGGLSAVNWSPVPQGNPNFAEGFIAISNIIFAYSFATTQFSFMDEMHTPKDYKKSIWALGLLQIAIYTITGATIYAFVGPDVESPALLSAGPLVSKVAFGIALPVIFISGSINTIVAGRLIHQRIYSNSITRYINTTGGWITWLTLITVITVIAWVIAEAIPFFSDLLSIISSLFTSGFSFYLPPVMWFMFLRKGKWYSKENLLRSVVNALVFLFGVAVLVCGLYASIQDIRNNYRTGKVHGAFTCGPV, from the exons ATGAGGAACCAGGACGAGATCACGGATGCTGTCACAGGCCATGAGGCAGACCGCAACAGCACACGCAAGGAAAAGATCGAGTGGCCAGACTCTCCCGCCTCTGAAGTTTCGTTTTCCCATGGCAAGATCACTAAGACAGTGGATGATGTCGAACAACGCATCATCGAGGCCGGTGAAATAAAATACCATCGGGTTGGATGGGTACAACTCACAGTCCTATTGATCGTCGAAGCGATTGCATTAGGTGCCCTGTCAATTCCGTCGGCCTTTGCCACCCTTGGAATGGTAGCTGGTGTGATATGCACGGTTGGGATTGGTATGCTTGCGATATACACGTCCTACATCATTGGGGAACTGAAACTGGCCCATCCATCCATACGACATTATGGTGATGTTGGGACTTTAATGGCAGGACGTTTTGGATATGAAGCATTCACAGTCATGCTCATCTTGTCATGCGTTTTTGTAACAGGGTCGCATTGCTTAACCGGCACCATCGCCTTTCGTCACATTACTGGAAGCGATATTTGCTCTCTTCTGTTTGGCGGCGTCTCCGCCATCatcctgctgttgctgtcaATTCCCTCGTCCTTTGCCGATGTGGCCTGGCTTGGATATGTCGACTTCGCATCCATCATTGCCGCAATTGGTATTACTATCATTGCGACGGGAATCAAATCTTCGAATACCCCCGGTGGACTGTCAGCAGTGAACTGGTCCCCGGTACCCCAAGGAAATCCGAATTTTGCCGAAGGTTTCATAGCCATTAGCAACATCATATTTGCCTATTCTTTCGCCACCACCCAATTTTCCTTCATGGATGAAATGCATACCCCCAAGGACTATAAGAAGTCAATCTGGGCGCTCGGCCTCTTGCAAATAGCGATCTATACTATTACGGGCGCGACCATCTATGCCTTCGTCGGACCGGACGTCGAGTCTCCCGCGCTTCTATCGGCCGGCCCGCTAGTTAGCAAGGTTGCATTTGGTATAGCACTTCCGGTTATTTTTATCTCGGGCTCGATCAACACAATTGTCGCCGGTCGCTTAATCCATCAACGGATATATAGCAACAGCATCACCAGATATATTAATACGACTGGGGGTTGGATTACGTGGCTTACTCTTATCACCGTCATTACGGTAATAGCATGGGTCATCGCTGAAGccatccctttcttttcagaCCTGTTATCCATCATTTCATCTCTTTTCACGTCTGGGTTCTCTTTCTACTTGCCTCCAGTGATGTGGTTCATGTTCCTCCGTAAGGGGAAATGGTACTCCAAGGAGAACCTACTTCGCAGTGTTGTCAACGCATTAGTTTTCCTCTTCGGCGTGGCTGTCTTGGTTTGTGGCCTATATGCCAGTATTCAGGATATA AGGAATAACTACCGAACCGGCAAGGTCCATGGTGCATTCACCTGTGGTCCTGTATAG
- a CDS encoding Aldehyde/histidinol dehydrogenase, translating into MNQGTAHSGLICTLSPSTNTVVYERGETTIPEAENVCRDAAKAYLTFRKMPFAQRKEIVTKALGLIQERKQSLGEELTVQMGRPIAFGAKEVETMQKRADYLLIAEDALQPIPGQKEPVGRILIIFAWNFPYLIIVNSLIPALLARNPVILKPSPQAPLVGDRIKEIFDEAGLPPAVLQVIHSGSTKTLKELVKIPDINLVTFTGSTQGGRLISEATTSRFVPVSLELGGNDPAYVRPDVDIPFVAEQLLDGARVYVHTDIHDAFVAEVQKALAQYKLGDPSGKTVNVGPVISRAAQKSVNSQIQDALAKGAVNSTSPNPTFTSAPREGNYVVPTVLTQVNHDMVVMKEETFGPVLPIMRVSSDEEAVQLMNESDYGLTASVWTQDLAAGERLLKLLDAGTVFINRCDYPNPHLAWTGWKNSGMGHTLVPKAFDPFVKLKSYHIREKQG; encoded by the exons ATGA ATCAGGGTACAGCGCATTCCGGATTGATATGCACCCTTTCCCCATCAACAAACACGGTCGTCTACGAGAGAGGTGAAACCACCATCCCCGAAGCGGAGAATGTTTGTCGGGACGCGGCCAAAGCCTATCTCACGTTCCGAAAAATGCCCTTTGCGCAGCGAAAGGAGATCGTAACCAAAGCGTTAGGCCTGATTCAGGAACGCAAGCAGAGTCTCGGAGAGGAATTGACCGTTCAGATGGGCCGGCCAATTGCGTTTGGCGCGAAGGAGGTAGAAACGATGCAAAAGCGCGCTGACTACCTCTTGATAGCCGAGGACGCTCTCCAGCCAATACCAGGACA AAAGGAACCTGTCGGGCGGATCCTAATTATCTTTGCTTGGAAT TTCCCTTACTTGATCATAGTCAATTCCTTAATCCCCGCCTTGCTCGCCAGAAATCCAGTTATATTGAAACCATCGCCGCAGGCTCCATTGGTGGGCGACCGCATCAAGGAGATCTTTGACGAAGCTGGACTGCCTCCCGCTGTCCTGCAGGTCATCCATTCAGGAAGTACGAAAACCTTGAAAGAGTTAGTGAAGATTCCAGACATAAATCTGGTTACCTTCACTGGCTCAACACAAGGCGGTCGCTTGATAAGTGAAGCGACCACGAGCCGCTTCGTTCCAGTTAGTCTAGAGCTCGGTGGGAACGACCCTGCGTACGTGAGACCGGACGTAGATATACCTTTTGTTGCGGAGCAATTGCTGGATGGCGCA CGTGTTTACGTGCACACCGACATCCATGACGCTTTTGTGGCAGAGGTACAAAAGGCGTTGGCCCA ATATAAACTTGGAGATCCCAGCGGTAAGACAGTCAACGTCGGCCCAGTAATCTCACGCGCGGCTCAGAAGTCGGTTAACTCCCAGATCCAAGATGCGTTAGCCAAGGGTGCCGTCAATTCTACGTCTCCTAATCCGACCTTTACCAGCGCACCGCGAGAGGGTAACTACGTGGTGCCTACGGTATTAACACAGGTGAACCACGATATGGTCGTCATGAAGGAGGAAACATTTGGACCCGTGCTCCCTATTATGCGAGTATCCTCGGACGAGGAAGCGGTGCAATTGATGAACGAGAGCGACTACGGCCTGACTGCCAGTGTGTGGACTCAAGATCTAGCAGCTGGTGAAAGGCTCCTCAAGCTGCTTGATGCCGGAACAGTGTTTATTAACCGCTGCGATTATCCGAACCCT CATTTGGCCTGGACCGGGTGGAAGAACTCCGGGATGGGACACACTCTAGTACCAAAGGCATTCGATCCGTTTGTTAAGTTGAAGAGTTATCATATTAGGGAGAAGCAGGGCTAA